In Bacteriovorax stolpii, a single genomic region encodes these proteins:
- a CDS encoding DUF4423 domain-containing protein: MKNSKFQQYIANEFERRKKINPRYSLRAFAQHLNIQASLLSRILRGKIPLTEKALNRFCEPLNIGQAEYKAFSREIHDEKVSRGLKDPNEVVREINLDEFKFIQDWYHFVILELVTLPGFQANPEWIAKRINISKAEAQMALKRLMDIGELEKNANGVLIPTHKTSILMEQGLTNAAFKQRQKQVLKKAIEAMDFIPIEQRDQSAMTIPVDQNLMPEIKERIKKFRRSLATYIEKNNQDADSVYELSISFFPWTQK, translated from the coding sequence ATGAAAAACTCTAAATTTCAGCAATATATTGCTAATGAATTTGAGAGACGCAAAAAAATAAATCCGCGTTACTCGTTGCGTGCTTTTGCTCAACACCTCAATATTCAAGCCTCACTACTCTCTCGTATTTTGAGAGGAAAAATTCCTTTAACTGAAAAGGCGCTCAATCGTTTTTGTGAGCCGTTAAATATTGGCCAGGCTGAATATAAGGCCTTCAGCCGAGAAATCCACGACGAAAAAGTGTCACGTGGATTAAAAGACCCGAATGAAGTTGTTCGTGAAATTAACCTGGATGAATTCAAGTTTATTCAGGACTGGTATCATTTCGTTATCCTTGAATTAGTCACCCTCCCTGGTTTTCAGGCCAATCCTGAGTGGATCGCCAAGAGAATCAATATCAGTAAAGCTGAGGCCCAAATGGCGCTTAAGCGTTTGATGGATATCGGAGAATTAGAAAAGAATGCAAATGGGGTACTCATCCCTACTCATAAGACCAGTATTCTTATGGAGCAAGGGCTAACCAATGCGGCTTTTAAACAACGCCAAAAGCAGGTGTTAAAAAAAGCCATTGAGGCCATGGATTTTATTCCGATTGAACAACGTGACCAAAGTGCGATGACTATTCCTGTTGATCAAAACCTGATGCCAGAAATTAAAGAGCGAATCAAAAAATTCCGTCGTTCACTGGCAACTTATATCGAAAAAAACAACCAAGATGCAGACAGTGTTTACGAACTCTCAATTTCATTCTTTCCATGGACTCAAAAATGA
- a CDS encoding OsmC domain/YcaO domain-containing protein gives MQINVRFLDNLKVEAKFDDYSLVADQPIRYKGDGTAPSPFDYFLASSAMCAAYFVKVYCAARSIPTDDIRITQNNIVDPENRYKQTWTIDVELPESISEHDREGILKSIDRCTVKKVIQQTPEFIIKTHNVLGRDDAGLMYNHNTASDAKTMILGKDCSLEETIQSMSSIIAALGIKIEIASWRNPVPHVWSVHVRDADSPMCFTNGKGASKDAALASALGEYLERISNNYLYNDYYLGEEIAQGDFVHYPSEKWFKPGAKDALPKGLMDDYLLSIYNPEGELKASHLIDTNSGNTKRGICAIPYERQSDKEIVYIPANLIGNLFVSNGMSAGNTKYEARVQCLSEIFERAVKNQIILEEITLPDVPADVLAKYPKIVEGIKKLEAEGFPIVVKDASLGGKFPVMCVTLMNPKNGGVFASFGAHPKFEVALERSLTELLQGRSFEGFNVLAAPTFNQSAVTEHNNIIDHFIDSTGVISWKFFSEKFDYEFAHWDFSGSTEEEYNYLMDILNQLEKEVYIADFEELGVKACRILVPDYSEIYLPEDLIWDNHNKALNFRSDILNLHSLDDKALSKLVKKLEESELDNYTKISELIGIAFDENTTWGQLDIGELKCLSLLALKRFEEAKEYVEMFMSFNDNSAARRSFYQALNALLDIELDEEFEITDYVPNMTRMFGAEVMKNAIGTVTGEVRFFGLPKTNSELEGLDKHLRLIESYKKLQKAKRQYASK, from the coding sequence ATGCAAATCAACGTACGTTTTTTAGACAATCTCAAAGTAGAAGCAAAGTTCGACGACTATAGCCTGGTTGCTGACCAGCCTATTCGTTATAAAGGCGACGGGACAGCACCAAGTCCATTCGATTACTTCTTAGCTTCAAGTGCAATGTGTGCCGCTTACTTCGTGAAGGTGTATTGTGCCGCTCGTAGTATTCCAACAGATGACATCCGCATCACTCAAAACAATATTGTTGATCCGGAAAACAGATATAAGCAAACATGGACGATTGATGTTGAACTTCCAGAGTCCATTTCAGAGCACGACCGCGAAGGGATTTTAAAATCCATCGATCGTTGTACGGTAAAAAAAGTTATCCAACAAACTCCAGAGTTCATTATCAAAACCCATAACGTTCTTGGGAGAGATGATGCTGGTCTGATGTACAATCACAATACAGCTTCAGATGCTAAAACGATGATCCTTGGAAAAGACTGCTCGCTTGAAGAGACTATCCAGAGCATGTCGTCGATTATCGCTGCTCTTGGTATAAAAATTGAAATTGCTTCGTGGAGAAATCCCGTTCCCCATGTTTGGTCAGTTCATGTGCGCGACGCTGATTCTCCAATGTGTTTCACAAACGGTAAGGGTGCTTCAAAAGATGCGGCCCTGGCCTCTGCTCTTGGAGAATACCTTGAGCGTATTAGCAATAATTACCTTTACAACGACTACTACCTTGGTGAGGAAATCGCTCAAGGTGATTTCGTTCACTACCCTTCTGAAAAATGGTTTAAGCCAGGAGCAAAAGATGCTCTTCCAAAAGGCCTGATGGATGATTACCTTTTAAGCATCTATAACCCGGAAGGCGAACTTAAGGCTTCTCACTTAATCGATACAAACTCTGGCAATACTAAACGTGGAATTTGCGCAATTCCATATGAAAGACAATCAGACAAAGAAATTGTTTATATTCCTGCCAACCTGATTGGAAACCTTTTCGTCAGTAACGGAATGAGCGCCGGAAATACAAAGTACGAAGCTCGCGTTCAGTGCCTTTCAGAAATTTTTGAAAGAGCTGTTAAAAACCAAATCATTCTGGAAGAAATCACACTTCCTGATGTACCGGCCGATGTTCTTGCGAAATACCCAAAAATCGTTGAAGGCATCAAGAAGCTTGAAGCAGAAGGTTTCCCAATTGTTGTAAAAGACGCCTCACTTGGCGGGAAATTCCCGGTCATGTGTGTGACGTTAATGAATCCAAAGAATGGCGGAGTTTTCGCTTCGTTTGGGGCTCACCCGAAATTTGAAGTCGCGCTCGAGAGAAGCTTAACTGAACTTCTTCAAGGAAGAAGCTTTGAAGGCTTCAACGTTCTTGCCGCTCCTACTTTTAACCAAAGTGCAGTGACTGAACACAACAACATCATTGATCATTTCATTGATTCAACTGGTGTTATTTCATGGAAGTTCTTCAGCGAAAAATTTGATTATGAGTTTGCTCACTGGGATTTCTCTGGTTCAACAGAAGAAGAATACAATTACCTGATGGATATTTTAAACCAACTGGAAAAAGAAGTTTACATCGCTGACTTTGAAGAGCTTGGTGTAAAAGCTTGTCGTATCTTAGTTCCTGACTACTCTGAAATTTATCTTCCGGAAGACTTGATTTGGGATAACCACAATAAGGCCTTGAACTTTAGATCAGACATCCTCAACCTCCACTCTCTGGATGATAAGGCCCTGAGCAAACTTGTAAAAAAACTTGAAGAAAGTGAACTTGATAACTACACAAAAATTTCTGAATTGATCGGAATTGCCTTTGATGAAAACACAACCTGGGGACAGCTGGATATCGGCGAATTGAAATGCCTTTCACTTCTGGCGCTTAAGCGTTTTGAAGAGGCCAAAGAGTATGTTGAAATGTTTATGAGTTTCAACGACAACTCTGCAGCAAGAAGAAGTTTCTATCAGGCGCTCAACGCTCTCTTAGACATTGAACTAGATGAAGAATTTGAAATCACCGACTATGTTCCGAATATGACGAGAATGTTTGGAGCGGAAGTGATGAAAAATGCCATTGGAACTGTCACAGGAGAAGTAAGATTCTTTGGACTACCAAAAACAAATTCTGAACTGGAAGGGCTAGATAAACATTTAAGGCTTATAGAGAGTTACAAAAAACTTCAAAAGGCCAAAAGACAATACGCTTCTAAATAA
- a CDS encoding lipocalin family protein: MKSLIAILMLFSFSTWAHDALPTASYVDVKEYVGKWYAVTALPQVFTKNCVAQTADYAIKDEKTISVLNTCIKKNGATKTIKGQAVVINPTTNSELIVTFDNFWTKLFKVKGDYNIIKIDESYSTVLVGSKDRKSLWILSRTPYVDEAVKKEYLDYAKKLKFDTSKVVDSHF; encoded by the coding sequence ATGAAATCTTTAATTGCTATTTTAATGTTATTTTCGTTTTCTACGTGGGCGCACGACGCTCTACCGACAGCTTCATATGTTGACGTAAAAGAGTACGTTGGGAAATGGTACGCTGTGACTGCACTACCACAAGTATTCACAAAAAATTGTGTGGCCCAAACTGCTGATTACGCCATTAAAGATGAGAAAACTATTTCTGTTCTCAACACTTGTATTAAGAAGAACGGGGCAACAAAAACAATTAAGGGACAGGCCGTTGTAATTAACCCTACTACAAATTCAGAACTCATTGTTACGTTTGATAATTTCTGGACTAAACTCTTCAAAGTTAAAGGTGATTACAATATCATTAAAATTGATGAATCATACTCAACAGTTCTTGTAGGATCTAAGGATCGTAAGTCACTTTGGATTCTTTCTCGCACTCCTTATGTCGATGAAGCAGTAAAGAAAGAATACTTAGATTATGCTAAAAAACTGAAGTTCGACACGTCGAAAGTCGTCGACTCTCACTTCTAA
- a CDS encoding NAD(P)/FAD-dependent oxidoreductase — MKKVAIIGSGISGVSAAYYLNKLGYEVSLFEAGSYFGGHTNTRDVNIDGTLHHIDTGFLVHNNRTYPNLINFFDELEIETHPSEMSFSVMRLSDNLIWAGSNLMTVFAQTKNIFRPRFYSFLKEVLRFNKNAQAYLEESKQRGRLSLGELLVEKGYSQDFQDWYLLPMGGCIWSSPTTKMLDFPAYTFLTFCQNHGLLQIFDRPQWKTVVNGCQTYVQKALSGIERKFLNEAVLSVHKEGSKLIVKTAKREEAFDYCFFCTHPPQTLEILKDSEKDLVACLQKFLYQPNTAVLHMDENILPKKKSVWSAWNYLSAKQEDSSEAVSVSYLINKLQELVTKKAVIVTLNPSVPIKKEKTVEVIQYEHPLFSADAVEGQEQMKKLQGRNNLYFSGAWMRYGFHEDGILSTKEAINAFLRYENKKSEQLEIL; from the coding sequence ATGAAAAAAGTTGCAATTATAGGTTCGGGAATTTCAGGTGTTTCGGCGGCATACTACCTCAATAAGTTAGGGTATGAAGTCTCGCTTTTTGAGGCGGGGTCTTACTTTGGCGGCCACACTAATACAAGAGATGTTAACATTGATGGGACCCTTCATCACATTGATACAGGTTTTTTAGTCCACAATAATCGCACCTATCCTAACCTAATAAATTTTTTTGATGAATTAGAAATCGAGACACATCCGAGTGAAATGAGTTTTAGTGTCATGCGCTTAAGTGACAATCTTATCTGGGCCGGCTCTAACTTGATGACTGTTTTTGCCCAGACTAAAAATATTTTTCGCCCGCGCTTTTATTCTTTTCTTAAAGAAGTTCTGCGCTTTAATAAAAATGCGCAGGCCTATTTAGAGGAATCAAAACAAAGAGGACGCTTGAGCCTTGGAGAGCTATTGGTTGAAAAGGGTTATTCACAGGATTTTCAAGACTGGTATCTGCTTCCAATGGGAGGATGTATCTGGTCATCACCAACGACTAAAATGTTGGATTTTCCGGCCTACACATTTTTAACTTTCTGTCAGAATCATGGACTGCTACAGATCTTTGATCGACCTCAGTGGAAGACAGTCGTCAATGGATGCCAGACCTATGTGCAAAAGGCCCTCTCTGGTATTGAAAGAAAGTTTTTAAATGAGGCAGTCTTATCCGTTCACAAAGAAGGCAGCAAGTTAATCGTTAAAACTGCCAAACGAGAAGAGGCATTTGACTACTGTTTCTTTTGCACCCATCCTCCGCAGACATTGGAGATCTTGAAAGACTCAGAAAAAGATTTAGTGGCATGCTTGCAGAAATTTCTCTATCAGCCTAATACAGCCGTTTTACATATGGACGAGAACATTCTTCCTAAAAAGAAATCCGTGTGGTCTGCATGGAATTATTTATCTGCTAAACAAGAAGATTCTTCGGAAGCAGTGTCAGTTAGTTATCTGATAAACAAACTACAGGAGCTGGTCACTAAGAAAGCTGTCATTGTGACTTTGAATCCATCTGTCCCTATAAAAAAAGAGAAGACAGTTGAAGTTATCCAATATGAACACCCGTTATTTTCTGCCGACGCTGTTGAGGGGCAGGAGCAAATGAAAAAACTGCAAGGAAGAAACAATTTGTATTTTTCAGGTGCTTGGATGCGCTATGGATTTCATGAAGACGGTATTCTAAGCACCAAAGAAGCGATCAATGCTTTTTTGAGATATGAGAATAAAAAAAGCGAACAATTAGAAATTCTATGA
- a CDS encoding DUF1365 domain-containing protein codes for MKALYRAKIYHKRFLPRVNEFLYTGFYLKFSLDEMESLKSRLFGVNRFNLFSFYEKDHGHRDGSSLSQWAKEILDKSGIKNFQGKIVLQTFPRVMGYVFNPVSFWFCYEQEKLLAVICEVNNTFGESHNYVLKNNPAEEINYLSKYFHVSPFYDVKGRYEFDLRSRDRVQINYFFDDKLQLMTSISGEEVTLNDQNLLKLFVRYPFYTMAVVVLIHVQALFLYLKKIKFYTKPVKGKDEVTYE; via the coding sequence ATGAAAGCATTATACCGGGCAAAAATTTATCATAAAAGATTTTTACCGAGGGTAAATGAGTTTCTCTATACAGGTTTTTATCTGAAGTTTTCTTTGGATGAGATGGAGTCTCTTAAATCCAGACTTTTTGGGGTAAATAGGTTTAATCTTTTTTCTTTTTACGAAAAGGACCATGGTCATCGCGACGGCTCATCACTTTCCCAATGGGCCAAAGAGATTTTAGACAAGTCGGGTATTAAGAACTTTCAAGGAAAGATTGTTCTTCAAACTTTTCCCCGCGTCATGGGGTACGTGTTTAATCCTGTCAGCTTTTGGTTTTGCTATGAGCAAGAAAAGTTGCTTGCAGTCATTTGCGAAGTAAACAACACATTTGGTGAGTCCCATAACTATGTATTAAAAAATAATCCGGCCGAAGAGATCAATTATTTAAGTAAATATTTTCATGTTTCACCTTTCTATGACGTGAAAGGACGATATGAATTTGATTTGAGATCTAGGGATAGAGTCCAGATCAATTACTTTTTTGATGATAAGCTCCAGCTTATGACTTCCATTTCAGGTGAGGAAGTCACTCTTAATGATCAAAACCTTTTAAAATTGTTTGTTCGGTATCCTTTTTACACCATGGCCGTTGTGGTGCTTATTCATGTCCAAGCATTGTTTCTTTATCTGAAAAAAATAAAATTTTATACTAAGCCAGTTAAAGGTAAAGATGAGGTGACCTATGAGTAA
- a CDS encoding SAM-dependent methyltransferase: MSNMESAILRKETPASSWVVLFLEMMSKIEYGSVTILTPAGEYLNYLGKHKGEHVTIHILNWKFCEELFLKGDIGLGETYIAGLWECDNIHTLIKFGIENKASLERVIKGSVIKILFYRLKHLFNRNSKKGSQKNIHAHYDLGNDFYKLWLDSSMTYSSALFKQKNISLLEAQNNKYQNILDQLNLKAGDHILEVGCGWGGFMKYAAQKGVRVTGITISKEQHDFAKDRLQKYADYATVKLMDYRDIQGKYDHIVSIEMFEAIGEEYWSGYFSRLQSALKDGGKLIIQTITINDQDYSSYRKGTDFIQQYIFPGGMLPSPEIFRKVSEQKGFKITGSIEFGLDYAETLKQWEEKFLSSLEDVKKNGFDEKFIRTWKFYLNYCRGGFEAGKIGVYQFYLTK, translated from the coding sequence ATGAGTAATATGGAAAGTGCAATTTTAAGAAAGGAAACTCCCGCTTCAAGTTGGGTTGTGCTCTTTTTAGAAATGATGTCGAAGATTGAATATGGATCGGTGACAATCTTAACTCCAGCTGGTGAATATTTAAACTACCTGGGAAAACATAAAGGTGAACATGTTACGATCCACATTTTAAACTGGAAGTTTTGTGAGGAGCTTTTTTTAAAAGGTGATATCGGTCTAGGCGAAACGTACATCGCTGGTCTTTGGGAGTGTGATAATATTCACACCCTAATCAAGTTTGGGATTGAAAATAAGGCTTCACTGGAAAGAGTGATCAAAGGTTCAGTTATTAAAATTTTATTTTACCGATTAAAGCACCTGTTTAACCGCAATTCGAAAAAAGGAAGCCAGAAGAATATTCATGCTCACTATGACTTGGGTAATGATTTTTATAAATTGTGGCTGGATTCGAGCATGACTTATTCAAGTGCTCTTTTCAAACAAAAAAATATAAGTCTTTTAGAGGCCCAAAATAATAAGTATCAAAATATCCTTGATCAACTAAACTTAAAGGCCGGAGATCATATCCTGGAAGTTGGCTGTGGTTGGGGAGGCTTCATGAAGTATGCCGCCCAAAAAGGTGTTAGGGTTACAGGGATCACCATTTCAAAAGAGCAGCATGATTTTGCCAAAGACCGCTTACAAAAATATGCAGACTACGCAACTGTGAAGCTCATGGATTACCGTGATATCCAGGGGAAGTATGATCATATCGTCTCTATTGAGATGTTTGAAGCTATTGGTGAAGAGTATTGGAGTGGCTACTTCAGCAGGCTTCAGTCTGCCTTGAAAGATGGTGGGAAGCTGATCATCCAGACAATCACGATCAATGATCAGGATTATTCTTCATACCGTAAAGGCACTGATTTTATCCAACAGTATATTTTTCCAGGCGGAATGCTTCCGTCTCCAGAGATCTTTAGGAAAGTATCTGAACAAAAAGGTTTTAAGATTACCGGCAGTATCGAGTTTGGTCTGGATTATGCAGAAACTTTAAAACAGTGGGAAGAAAAGTTTTTGTCTTCTCTTGAAGATGTTAAGAAAAATGGTTTTGACGAGAAATTTATCCGCACCTGGAAATTTTATCTCAATTACTGCCGTGGCGGTTTTGAGGCCGGCAAAATTGGAGTTTATCAATTTTATCTGACTAAATAA
- a CDS encoding chalcone isomerase family protein, with protein MKKIALFFYFFGILLFSVNAQDDLPLRGRGDYKWLFLHIYEARLWAHPGDDLFEKPLALELKYSRSFKGKDIVTQSVKELKNAGISDDQLKQWAPKLLEIFPDVQEGDTIKASFNPKEGIVFFLNKDKELGKLADLNFSKRFLEIWLGEKTSAPDLRNKLLGKNI; from the coding sequence GTGAAAAAGATTGCCCTGTTTTTTTATTTTTTTGGAATCTTATTATTTTCTGTCAATGCCCAGGACGATCTCCCATTGCGTGGGAGAGGAGACTATAAGTGGCTTTTTCTTCATATTTATGAAGCGAGACTGTGGGCACATCCAGGGGATGATCTATTTGAGAAACCCCTTGCTTTAGAACTCAAATATAGCAGGTCTTTTAAAGGCAAAGATATCGTCACTCAAAGCGTGAAGGAGTTGAAAAATGCTGGTATTTCAGACGACCAACTAAAACAATGGGCACCGAAACTTCTGGAAATTTTTCCCGATGTTCAAGAAGGTGACACGATCAAAGCAAGTTTTAATCCTAAAGAAGGTATTGTTTTTTTCCTCAATAAGGATAAAGAATTGGGAAAATTGGCCGATCTAAACTTTTCAAAAAGATTTCTTGAAATATGGCTTGGTGAAAAAACCAGTGCACCTGATCTTAGAAATAAATTACTGGGGAAAAATATATGA
- a CDS encoding DUF3833 domain-containing protein, producing MKLLLGVMLLLTFSCSNHSLQDYKDERPELNLRSFFDGKLYAQGIVQDRSGKVIKRFNVDIVASWEGNVCTLDEKFEYSDQSKSTRVWRLTETAPGKYEGVAGDVIGVANGEVAGNTFYFNYTLDVPVGDKTFHILFKDWMFLLDKNTLLARSYMTKWGFNVGEVTLIMTKKEGR from the coding sequence ATGAAACTCTTATTGGGGGTAATGCTCTTGTTAACTTTTTCCTGCTCTAATCATTCATTACAGGATTATAAAGACGAAAGGCCAGAGTTGAACCTTCGCTCTTTTTTTGACGGTAAGCTTTATGCCCAAGGTATAGTTCAAGACCGTTCAGGTAAAGTGATTAAGAGATTTAATGTTGATATCGTTGCTTCATGGGAAGGCAATGTTTGCACATTAGATGAAAAGTTTGAATACTCTGATCAAAGTAAAAGCACCCGAGTCTGGCGTTTGACTGAGACTGCTCCCGGGAAATATGAAGGTGTGGCCGGAGATGTTATTGGAGTTGCTAACGGAGAAGTGGCAGGCAATACTTTCTATTTCAACTACACTCTTGATGTTCCGGTGGGAGATAAAACATTCCATATTCTTTTTAAGGACTGGATGTTCTTGTTGGATAAAAATACACTCCTGGCCAGATCCTATATGACGAAGTGGGGGTTTAATGTAGGGGAAGTCACATTGATCATGACCAAGAAGGAAGGAAGATGA
- a CDS encoding nuclear transport factor 2 family protein, producing the protein MSALEGLLKWYGNLDETTLGKIDDYYDSQAFFKDPFNEVKGSDKIALIFNDMFENMQNPRFEFADIIERDNQAFVTWNFIFSFKGKKQVIHGSSHFKFNNQKVVYHRDYWDVGEELLLKIPLIGKMYGAFRRKVGST; encoded by the coding sequence ATGAGCGCATTAGAAGGACTTCTTAAATGGTATGGCAACTTAGATGAAACCACTCTGGGAAAGATAGATGATTACTATGATTCCCAGGCCTTTTTTAAAGACCCTTTTAATGAAGTCAAAGGCAGCGATAAAATCGCTCTAATCTTTAATGATATGTTTGAGAACATGCAAAACCCGCGCTTTGAATTTGCGGACATTATTGAAAGAGATAACCAGGCCTTTGTGACCTGGAACTTTATATTTTCTTTTAAAGGTAAAAAACAAGTCATTCATGGAAGCTCACATTTTAAATTTAATAATCAAAAGGTGGTTTATCACAGGGATTATTGGGATGTGGGGGAGGAGCTCTTGTTAAAAATTCCATTAATCGGAAAAATGTATGGAGCTTTCCGTAGGAAAGTCGGCTCAACATGA
- a CDS encoding SDR family NAD(P)-dependent oxidoreductase yields the protein MIVGKIILLQLFWFAVVLYSKSVPLAVFILIALALFAGDYILFRPKVSAGRFLFLLMLFVISGLINDVLLLSLNIPVLGSYHYESLPLWIIFPLYYEVIFKKFQDLPTWLVSVIGGIGGAMSYWSAAKLGAIVIAPEKENAYLLFQFIFWAAFFPLSVKMYFKEDYWNSFLDKTIFFSFDKTGFNRHQKKFDESFYPVKNPKKILVTGGTGGIGEQTGMTLAELGHHVFVTGRNQQKGAELERKSENLKFISLDMSDWQEVYEFARKSEILEGIVFNAGGMPEKMTTNENGVELQCASQLLGHYYLLYWLKKFHKLKAGARVVWVSSGGMYLKELNIESLFHNLNYNKVDTYANVKRAQVTLVEELAKSPEWGDFFIVSMHPGWVGTDGLKEALPGFYRFMKNRLRNAYEGADTIIWCLLSEKLPQSGKFYFDRKEVSPYISEKYVPTAAQRKELLQRIQALMPL from the coding sequence ATGATTGTTGGTAAAATCATTCTATTGCAGCTCTTCTGGTTTGCGGTGGTTTTATATTCAAAATCAGTTCCGTTAGCTGTCTTTATCTTAATAGCTCTTGCACTTTTTGCCGGTGATTACATTCTGTTTCGCCCGAAAGTAAGTGCCGGGCGTTTTTTATTTCTTTTAATGCTTTTTGTGATTTCAGGTCTGATTAATGATGTCCTTCTGCTTTCTTTGAACATTCCGGTTTTAGGTTCATACCATTATGAAAGTTTACCTCTGTGGATCATTTTCCCGCTTTACTATGAAGTGATCTTTAAAAAATTTCAAGACCTGCCTACATGGTTAGTCTCGGTTATCGGAGGAATTGGGGGTGCTATGTCTTATTGGTCTGCCGCAAAATTAGGAGCCATTGTTATTGCCCCGGAAAAAGAAAATGCCTATCTCTTGTTTCAGTTTATTTTCTGGGCAGCTTTTTTCCCTTTGAGTGTAAAAATGTACTTCAAAGAAGACTATTGGAATTCGTTCCTCGATAAAACAATTTTCTTTTCCTTTGATAAAACAGGATTCAATCGCCATCAAAAAAAATTCGACGAATCATTTTATCCGGTTAAAAATCCCAAAAAAATTTTGGTGACTGGTGGAACCGGCGGTATAGGTGAGCAAACCGGCATGACTTTGGCCGAATTAGGCCATCATGTTTTTGTCACTGGCCGCAACCAACAAAAAGGGGCCGAGCTAGAAAGAAAAAGTGAAAATCTTAAGTTTATTTCTTTGGATATGTCTGACTGGCAAGAGGTTTATGAATTCGCCAGAAAATCAGAAATTTTAGAAGGCATCGTCTTTAATGCGGGAGGAATGCCAGAGAAGATGACAACTAATGAAAACGGAGTTGAGCTTCAGTGTGCTTCTCAACTTCTAGGGCATTATTATCTTTTATATTGGTTAAAAAAATTCCATAAGCTCAAGGCAGGAGCGAGAGTGGTTTGGGTGAGTTCCGGAGGGATGTACCTAAAAGAGCTCAATATAGAGTCCTTGTTCCATAACCTGAACTACAACAAGGTCGACACATATGCCAACGTCAAGAGGGCACAGGTCACGTTGGTTGAGGAGCTGGCAAAGAGTCCTGAATGGGGTGATTTTTTTATTGTGAGCATGCACCCCGGATGGGTAGGAACCGATGGCCTCAAAGAAGCACTTCCTGGCTTTTATCGTTTTATGAAGAATAGGCTAAGAAATGCATATGAAGGGGCCGACACCATTATTTGGTGCTTATTGAGTGAAAAGTTACCTCAATCCGGAAAGTTTTATTTCGATAGAAAAGAGGTTTCTC